The Halanaerobium praevalens DSM 2228 genome contains a region encoding:
- a CDS encoding RNA-guided endonuclease InsQ/TnpB family protein: protein MQLTYILELLKPTKRKENIFLNNIVEVVKNRQAIAAKLKTGEINLSSADFKELNLPSAVKNQNIREVKALYKQFLKSNSKKENIEFKENQPICYNNQNYKIDHHIISIPLYTSKCKRFAFPVKQTERFEELRQHIDSGCKLGKASLFYKRGKWYFAVTIKIADKKTTNSNLMGIDIGLRQLAVASVKTPQGKEINRQFYNGKQAGFIRKKYRMLRKKLGQSKKNKAIKNINDKEQRWMTDLNHKISRQLINFAVQKQVGSIIMENLENIRNTAKSLNRADRNIHSWTFYQLQQFIEYKAELAGMKVEYINPKYTSQSCSRCAKVKKSNRKANLYSCECGNHIHSDLNASRNIANKYLEQQSA, encoded by the coding sequence TTTTAGAGTTGTTAAAACCAACTAAAAGAAAAGAAAATATATTCTTAAATAACATTGTAGAAGTAGTTAAGAATCGTCAGGCTATTGCTGCAAAACTTAAAACAGGAGAAATTAACTTGAGTTCTGCTGATTTTAAAGAGCTTAACCTTCCCTCTGCTGTTAAAAATCAGAATATTAGAGAAGTTAAAGCACTCTATAAACAGTTTTTAAAGTCTAACTCTAAAAAAGAAAATATAGAGTTTAAAGAGAATCAACCTATTTGCTATAATAATCAAAATTATAAGATTGATCATCATATAATTTCAATTCCGCTTTATACCAGCAAATGCAAAAGATTCGCTTTTCCTGTTAAGCAGACTGAAAGGTTTGAAGAACTGCGGCAGCATATCGATAGTGGCTGCAAATTGGGTAAAGCCAGTCTCTTCTACAAGAGAGGTAAATGGTATTTTGCTGTAACAATTAAAATTGCTGATAAAAAAACCACTAACTCTAATTTAATGGGAATTGATATAGGGCTTCGCCAATTAGCAGTTGCTAGTGTTAAAACTCCTCAAGGCAAAGAGATTAATCGCCAATTCTACAATGGTAAACAGGCAGGTTTTATCCGCAAAAAGTATCGTATGTTAAGAAAAAAACTGGGTCAATCTAAAAAAAATAAAGCTATTAAAAATATTAATGACAAAGAGCAGAGATGGATGACTGATTTAAACCATAAAATTAGTCGCCAGCTTATTAATTTTGCTGTGCAAAAGCAAGTTGGTTCTATAATTATGGAGAATCTAGAGAATATCCGAAATACTGCTAAGAGTCTTAATAGAGCTGATAGAAACATCCATAGCTGGACTTTTTATCAACTTCAACAGTTTATTGAATACAAAGCTGAATTAGCTGGGATGAAGGTGGAATATATAAATCCAAAGTACACTTCCCAGAGTTGTTCTAGATGTGCTAAAGTTAAAAAATCTAACCGCAAAGCTAATCTATACTCTTGTGAGTGTGGTAATCATATCCACTCTGATTTAAATGCAAGTCGTAATATAGCTAATAAATATTTAGAACAACAATCTGCTTAG
- the grdD gene encoding glycine/sarcosine/betaine reductase complex component C subunit alpha: MTKNVKERVAGVFNEVAAAMETGQFGQKKKIGLTLLDSEHGVDELKKAAQLAENKYNDLEVDLIGCEEDKCSCLADAHSIMDQKLENEELDAAVTLHYNFPLGVSTVGRVITPGQGKEMLIATTTGTTATDRVPAMLKNTIYGIAAAKALGIEKPTVGILNVEGARLVEKNLQKLKANGYQFEFATSVRADGGSVMRGNDLLLGTPDIMVTDTLTGNMLMKVFSAFNTGGQYEAVGYGYGPGVGEDYDKLIGIISRASGAPVIAKALKFMAEVAQGNLLELTKTELKAAKKAGLNDLIAELKAKNSAVKEEKVKKPEKKVTDEEISGIDILEIEAAKESLWQQDIYAETGMGCTGPVILIAEADEAKARKKLQKAGFIE, translated from the coding sequence ATGACAAAGAATGTAAAAGAAAGAGTTGCCGGAGTTTTTAATGAGGTGGCAGCAGCGATGGAGACAGGTCAGTTTGGTCAAAAAAAGAAAATTGGCCTAACTTTACTTGATAGTGAACATGGAGTAGATGAACTAAAAAAAGCTGCTCAGCTGGCTGAAAACAAATATAATGATTTAGAAGTAGATTTAATTGGTTGTGAGGAAGATAAATGCAGTTGTCTGGCAGATGCTCATTCAATAATGGATCAAAAATTAGAAAATGAGGAGCTTGATGCTGCAGTTACCTTACATTATAACTTTCCTTTAGGAGTGTCTACAGTTGGTAGAGTTATTACTCCTGGGCAGGGAAAAGAAATGTTAATTGCTACTACCACAGGCACTACTGCAACTGATCGAGTTCCAGCAATGCTCAAAAATACAATTTATGGGATTGCAGCTGCTAAAGCTTTAGGGATTGAAAAACCAACAGTAGGAATTTTAAATGTAGAAGGGGCCAGACTGGTAGAAAAAAATCTGCAGAAGTTAAAGGCAAATGGTTATCAGTTTGAATTTGCAACTTCTGTTAGAGCAGATGGTGGTTCAGTGATGAGAGGTAATGATCTGCTTTTAGGAACTCCCGATATTATGGTAACTGATACTCTGACTGGAAATATGTTGATGAAAGTATTTTCTGCCTTTAATACAGGTGGCCAGTACGAAGCAGTGGGTTATGGTTATGGACCAGGAGTTGGAGAAGATTATGATAAATTAATCGGGATTATTTCTCGGGCTTCAGGTGCTCCAGTAATTGCTAAGGCGCTAAAATTTATGGCAGAGGTAGCTCAGGGTAATTTATTGGAGCTGACTAAAACTGAATTAAAAGCAGCTAAAAAAGCTGGTTTAAATGACTTAATTGCTGAGCTAAAAGCTAAAAATTCAGCTGTAAAAGAGGAAAAAGTTAAAAAACCAGAAAAGAAAGTAACAGATGAAGAAATCTCAGGTATAGATATCTTAGAAATTGAAGCTGCTAAAGAAAGTCTCTGGCAGCAGGATATTTATGCAGAAACAGGTATGGGTTGTACAGGACCTGTAATTTTAATTGCTGAAGCTGATGAAGCCAAGGCAAGAAAAAAACTGCAAAAGGCAGGTTTTATTGAATAA
- the grdC gene encoding glycine/sarcosine/betaine reductase complex component C subunit beta yields the protein MDFPVIKGSGYVLVHTPNILKEGGSTQTTTRAKNPEAEYLKNLDDHLRTFTEVVGYAPNQVYIGNILPDKLTEIEKPWYAKENFVEEERFGKLGEIMPEAEFYALIKHVDVFDLVKLSSEFIQEIEPQLAEHPILKEMEIELGTGEESSELESLLENEAEPLYLNNKLIGCVKRAHESDVNLNAHTILENLVAKASAVLAVKNLAFKNDIDLNDVDYLLECSEEACGDINQRGGGNFAKAIAEMAGCENANGSDVRSFCAAPAHAIVNAAALVKAGIYDNVVVAAGGSVAKLGMNGKDHIKKEMPVLEDTLGGFAVLVSKNDGLSPVIRTDIIGRHKVGTGSSPQAVISSLVTDPLDENDLNIKDIDKYSVEMQNPEVTKPAGAGDVPESNYKMIAALGVKRGDLERKELMNFVKAHGMPGFAPTQGHIPSGVPFIGPAAKMMAAGQLKKAMIIGKGSLFLGRMTNQFDGVSFVIEKNSGVEAKTESVSDKEIKNMIAGAMRQMADNLLGETE from the coding sequence ATGGATTTTCCAGTAATTAAAGGTTCAGGTTATGTTTTAGTACATACACCTAATATTTTAAAAGAAGGCGGCTCTACTCAGACAACAACTAGGGCCAAAAATCCTGAAGCAGAATATTTAAAGAACTTGGATGATCACTTAAGAACTTTTACAGAAGTAGTCGGATATGCACCAAATCAAGTTTATATCGGTAATATTTTACCAGATAAATTAACAGAAATCGAAAAACCATGGTATGCTAAAGAAAATTTTGTAGAAGAAGAAAGATTTGGTAAACTAGGTGAAATTATGCCTGAAGCTGAATTTTATGCTTTGATTAAACATGTTGATGTTTTTGATTTAGTTAAATTAAGCTCAGAATTTATTCAAGAAATTGAGCCTCAGCTAGCTGAACATCCTATTTTAAAAGAAATGGAGATTGAGCTTGGTACAGGAGAAGAAAGCTCTGAACTGGAGTCCTTATTAGAAAATGAGGCAGAACCACTTTATTTAAATAATAAACTAATTGGTTGTGTCAAAAGAGCACACGAAAGTGATGTCAATTTAAATGCCCATACTATTTTAGAAAACTTAGTTGCCAAAGCATCTGCTGTTTTAGCAGTTAAAAATTTAGCTTTTAAAAATGATATTGATTTAAATGATGTTGACTATCTACTTGAATGCTCTGAAGAAGCATGTGGAGATATTAATCAGCGTGGTGGAGGTAACTTTGCTAAAGCAATAGCAGAAATGGCTGGTTGTGAAAATGCTAATGGCTCAGATGTTAGAAGTTTCTGTGCAGCTCCAGCTCATGCAATAGTTAATGCAGCAGCTTTAGTTAAAGCTGGAATTTATGACAATGTAGTAGTCGCAGCAGGTGGATCAGTGGCCAAATTAGGGATGAATGGCAAAGACCATATTAAAAAAGAAATGCCTGTTTTAGAAGATACTCTGGGTGGATTTGCAGTTTTAGTTTCTAAAAATGATGGACTAAGCCCAGTGATTAGAACTGATATTATTGGCCGTCATAAAGTGGGGACAGGTTCTTCTCCTCAGGCAGTAATTAGTTCTTTAGTAACTGATCCTTTAGATGAAAATGATTTAAATATTAAAGATATCGATAAGTATTCTGTAGAAATGCAGAATCCAGAAGTTACAAAACCAGCTGGTGCAGGAGATGTTCCAGAATCTAATTATAAAATGATTGCTGCTTTAGGAGTTAAACGCGGTGATTTAGAAAGAAAAGAACTGATGAACTTTGTTAAAGCACATGGAATGCCTGGATTTGCTCCAACTCAGGGCCATATTCCTTCAGGAGTACCCTTTATTGGTCCAGCAGCTAAAATGATGGCAGCAGGTCAGCTAAAAAAAGCAATGATTATTGGTAAAGGGAGTCTATTTTTAGGTAGAATGACAAATCAGTTTGATGGAGTTTCTTTTGTAATTGAAAAGAATTCCGGAGTAGAGGCAAAAACAGAAAGTGTAAGTGATAAAGAAATCAAAAATATGATCGCCGGTGCTATGCGCCAGATGGCAGATAATCTTCTCGGCGAAACCGAGTGA